Genomic DNA from Leptospira venezuelensis:
TGATGCTAGTTCTAGACAATGCACTCAAAGCTAATAATTCTAGAGGACTATATTTATCCTGCAAATTTGCATAAACTAAAAGTGATACTATATCCGTAGAAAAATGAGTGCCTTGGCTCGCGAGATAAGCTCCCATCGTTTCTAGATTGTTTCCTTGGCTTAAATTTAATAAAAGATAATTGAATATTGGATCTCCCCTTCTTAGATCCACCAAACCGGAACTCAATTGTAAAAAGCTCAATGTATTTAGAAACGTTGTCCTATCCCCCATTGCTCCATACATTTTACCGATCGTTTCTCCCGGATCTCTAAAGTCTACGTTCCCTCTCATTCTCATGTCTGCTAAACCGAAACCAAATCCCATACGAAATCCATCTACTTCTGGATTTCCCCAATAGAATGTGGGTATTATATAATTATAATCTACTCTTACGTTTGTACCTAGATCGGCAGTGACTGAATTTTTGTCATTCTTGCCAGTGCTACTATTACTACTGGAAGATGAGGAACTTGAATCGGAAGAAGAGCCCGTATCAGGAGCAGGCACAGAGTAACTTTGTTTATCGAATTCCTTTCTGGCAGAGTGAAACAAAAGTTGTACTCCGAACGCCTCGTTGATCTTATAATCCTTACTTCTGATATCAAAAAAGAAATTCGGCTTTTGAGATTCTGTCGTCATGGCCGCAGATCTTCCCCTTCCGCTGAGATCTAAATCTGAAATAAAATCATAACTTCCGCCAGGCTGTATGGAGAAAAATTTTGCCTTAGGAGTCTTAGGAACACCCAAGTCCCGATCAAACTTATTTGCTTTTTGAGAGGAATCGTAGTGATCTCGGATCTCTTTTAAAACATCCTCATCTAAATCTGTTTTTACCGGTGAAGCGAAATTGGGGATCGTAAATAAAATACAGAATAAAAGTAAAAAATAAAATTTTGCCTGAATGTTTCGCTTCATGTATATATAAGAAGAATATTGCTCCTTTCGATCTAATCTGAGTCAACTAACAAAACGGATTGAATAAGTAATGCTATCATTTAGGATGGAGCGGATGGATTGGAGATTTAGATCATTACTTATACTAAATATATCCTTACTTAGCTTCGGTTGCCTAAAAACATTTCCAGTATTGGAAGAGCCGAAGCCAGGGGAAGAAGGATTAGTAGCTTTCGGACTTATTGTTGCTAAAGGTGGTATCTCAAATGGGGTATTCATAAGTATTGAAGAATCCATTCCGAAAGAAACGCATCTCTCTTCTGTTGCAGGAAATACCTGGCGCATCAATTTAGAAGATCCAGGTAAAGAAATGGAAGGAGATGGAAATTACAGATTTTTATGGGTTCAAAAATTACAGTTAGGTAAATCGGAAAAAGGAACTGCCAAATATTTCGTAGTTACTAGACTTCCTCAAAATCAGACCTTAGTCCTTGACAGCGCTTCTTATACTTATACAACCACTCATACTTATACAACCGTAAACAAATACGGACATGTGCAAACACATACGTATACAGTTCTTCACGCTAACTCCATTCCAATAGAGTACGATACATTAGAAAAATCTAAATTTTCCTTTTCTAACCCTGGAGGCTTAGAGATTAAATTTATAGGAAATTTTATTGCTCACCCGAAAGGCCTAAATCCATCATTAGGCGGTCCTTATGCGGGTACTTATGTTCTAACAAATCTGGATACTTATCTTCAGAATAATCCGAATCTTTCGTCCGATCTCAAAAATAGATTTTATGGCAATGAAGAAGTAAGTGCAAGAGGAGCAGAAATCCATTTTTTAAAAAGGTTTATCAAAGAAAATAGATCTCGCTACTGGCAGGACATTGCTATCAAAAAACTTTTTAGATTAGATACTAAAACCAGAGAAGCAGCTATTAAAGCAAAAATTCCAATCCCTTCTCAGGATCTTAGTTCGGAGAATCCAATCCGACAAAATTAAGCTCTAAAACTTCTTTTCTTTACCTAATAATTCGGCTAACAGAACACCTGTGAGTACCAAACTACATCCGACCAATCCGGTTGCATCCAATCTTTCCTCCAAAGTGAAATAGGCAAGAATCGCGGAGAAGACTGGCTCCAAAGAAAAGATCAACCCAGCTCTTGTGGGAGAAATTCCCTGTTGGTATTTTGTTTGTAAGAACGTGGTCCCCACAGAAGAGATCAAACCATTATAAAATAAAGCAGGCATTACTCTGGAATCCATTTTGATAAACAATGGTTCAAATTCCGTCCAATGTAAGATGAATGCTAAAAGAAAAGCAAATACACTGGTTACCAATGTTTGGGATAAAAGCAAAATGTCCAAAGGACAAGACTTACTCGCCTTATCCACATAGATTATGTATAAGGAAAAGAAAAATGCTCCCCCTAAAGTAAGAACATCTCCCAAATGATAAGATATTACTAATTTATGATCTTCTCCAACTGACTCCGCCGAAAGAAAGAATAGTCCTAACATTACTACGATTACCCCGATCAGGTTTCCTGAACTAGGCATACGTTTTAAAAATAAAGTCTGCAAAATAGGAGTAATGACAACCAAGGTCCCAGTTAAAAAACCGGACTTAGTAGCCGTTGTATATTTTAAACCAACAGTCTCGAAAGCAAATCCCAGGAACATCCAGAAGCCCAATAAGAATGCTAAGAAGTATAAGTATTTATTCGTTCTCCAATTCGGATAAGATACCGGATTCTTTCTATTTTTAAGAAGAATATAAATTACAAAAACAAATGTTGCGATCGCAAATC
This window encodes:
- a CDS encoding DMT family transporter, which produces MNRYKNEAALIFCTLIWGGTFSATKLSLVSISSCLFIGIRFAIATFVFVIYILLKNRKNPVSYPNWRTNKYLYFLAFLLGFWMFLGFAFETVGLKYTTATKSGFLTGTLVVITPILQTLFLKRMPSSGNLIGVIVVMLGLFFLSAESVGEDHKLVISYHLGDVLTLGGAFFFSLYIIYVDKASKSCPLDILLLSQTLVTSVFAFLLAFILHWTEFEPLFIKMDSRVMPALFYNGLISSVGTTFLQTKYQQGISPTRAGLIFSLEPVFSAILAYFTLEERLDATGLVGCSLVLTGVLLAELLGKEKKF